CTATGCTTTGTTAGCCGAGCGGGAGGTTTTTGGAGAAGAATATTATCAGTACAAACTTTATGAATATGCCCAGGAGTTATTAGATCAAGACAGGGCAGGAGCTAGTACTGCGTTATTGGATCCGAAATCGAGTAGCACCACTTTCTATAAAAAGGGCGCCTGGGTCTTGGTTTTACTAAAAGATAAGGTAGGCGAGAAGGACTTTAAAAAAGGGATTAAAAATTATTTATGGAAGTATCAGTTTAAAAATGTTGAAACCCAAGATTTTATTTCTGAAATAGAAAAGACTAGCGGTAAAGACTTAACCGAGTTTGTAAACAAATGGCTGAAATCTTCGAAGTACCATTATAATGAGATTGAAAGTTATCTAAGGAAAAATTTTAAAGGCTATAAGGCGTTTTTAGATTTGGATTGCGATAAATCGGCCAAAGATTGCCAGAAGTTTATACAAGCTTCGGGAAACCAGTATCAAAACGCTGAAGTAATCCGCTTGCTAAGAGGAAATATTACAAAATCGGTCTTTAATCTAAATTCTATTAAAGAGAGACAAGCCGTGGCTTTATCCATGTCATCCATCACTTCATCTGAAAAAGCAGATTATGAAACCCTGCTTCAAGATAAGTCTTACGCTACCATAGAAGCGACTTTATTCAATTTATGGCGTAGTTTTCCTAATGATAATTCTTTATATTTAAAACAAACCAAGGATATCGTTGGTTTTAACGATAAAAACGTGCGTATTCTTTGGTTAACTTTAGCATTGATTACAGAAGATTTTGAGCCCCTAAATAAATCACGTTATTTTGACGAACTCACCAATTATACCAATCCGAGGTATAGTTTTGAAATTCGTCAGAATGCTTTTGCTTATTTAAATCAGATTCAAGCTTGCCGAACATTATGCCTGGATAATTTGCAACAAGCAACAAAGCATCATAATTGGCAATTTTCAAAGTTTGCTAAACAATTGTTGGAGGAGCATAAGTAGGTGTTAAAGGTCATTTTATAATCACAAAAATTAAAAAATTTGAAAGCATTAGTTATTTCTGGAGGCGGTAGTAAAGGCGCATACGCAGGTGGTGTGGCAGAGTATTTAATTAAGGAAGAAAAGCGCGAATACGATTTGTATGTGGGAACTTCAACAGGGAGTATATTAATTCCGCATTTAGCGGCGGGAAAATTAGATGAAATTCACGAAGTTTTTACTAATGTGAATCAATACAATATTTTTAGTGTTAACCCCTTTATTGTTAGAAAAAAAGGCGATCGCGAGTTTGTATCTATCGATTTTTTAAACTCATTGTGGCAATTTATAAAAATGAAACGCACCTTTGGTGAAAGCAAGGCCTTAAGACGTTATTTTAGAAAGCATTTTACGAAAGCCTATTACGATCAAATTAAAGCGACTAAGGAGGACGTTGTAGTAACTGTGTCTAATTTGTCTAAAAATATTGCTGAATATAAATCTAT
This genomic interval from Tamlana carrageenivorans contains the following:
- a CDS encoding M1 family metallopeptidase, whose translation is MNKILLIFLLLVSQVCKAQQTEIVDFKQAKAEISFGDLILKEVKGTVVYKFDILKDTDSIFLDAKGFKSISAVLNDEVQVGTYNGVRFKINHQLKANTSYSLKITWEARPKKALYFIDWEYIDGNRQIWTQGQGKYTSNWLPSIDDMNEKIEFDLSITFDKNYEVIANGKLTDKTISGPLATWHFDMTKPMSSYLLAFAIGKYDKKTTLSNNGIPLEMYYYPAYEEKFEPTYRHTLQIFEFLQQEIGVPYPWQNYKQVPVKDFLYAGMENTSATIFSDAFLIDETAFVDKNYVNVNAHELAHQWFGDLVTESSGTHHWLQEGFATYYALLAEREVFGEEYYQYKLYEYAQELLDQDRAGASTALLDPKSSSTTFYKKGAWVLVLLKDKVGEKDFKKGIKNYLWKYQFKNVETQDFISEIEKTSGKDLTEFVNKWLKSSKYHYNEIESYLRKNFKGYKAFLDLDCDKSAKDCQKFIQASGNQYQNAEVIRLLRGNITKSVFNLNSIKERQAVALSMSSITSSEKADYETLLQDKSYATIEATLFNLWRSFPNDNSLYLKQTKDIVGFNDKNVRILWLTLALITEDFEPLNKSRYFDELTNYTNPRYSFEIRQNAFAYLNQIQACRTLCLDNLQQATKHHNWQFSKFAKQLLEEHK